A section of the Roseivirga sp. BDSF3-8 genome encodes:
- a CDS encoding TonB-dependent receptor domain-containing protein yields the protein MNKLRIIMFNMYQLGRIYSVLIIYLALFAPAIAIAQGNTSNIKGKIHEDGIPVEYAHIGLFQYDNDSNPAALAISDSEGNYSLSVEQEGEFVLKVSFIGYESYQQYITLTSGENLDLDVELTPDSELLESIEITGEKVNVTYLLDKKIVTFNKEMIAGTTSAADVLRKVPEVNLDAKGNLKIRGKSGITILVDGKPTMLSPADLLKNIPSNTISSVEIITSPSAKYDPDGSAGVINIITQQQQDMSVSGRATIGLGLVEKYDGSLKLDVSKGKWSHFLMAGMRHEDNPATEKRRFFRNGVFEYETIAEEDEISEFQIAQAGTEFQINSANSVYLSLQYSNLDKNTPISLEINDTELTAPSTGSGLVDFGIREQKIQTGYLHSGEKSSIGADIVYSNGKARVNSESNTSIEGAEAYTSGQKNEIDFYFFDYNVDYSTSLGENLKLELGYAGEEVRFDNQYQANFNGGQSELFYTYKESIQAGFSLVTFKKDKLTLQGGLRFENILQEISTLPNDPYQNLYPSFGLEYNINDARSLSFNYSRRISRPDPFQFSPFERQANSREIIAGNPKLNPAYTNNVEISYNWFTEKMGLRATAYYALTSDLISKVLLQEDDLSRITYANIDKSHNFGIGLSAETDISSWYSLDASTDLIGYRLKDNKFQELNYDGVYTIVKLNQVFSIAEGFNLQVNGVYTSGYFEPLRKLRSVYQVGATVEKSLFNQRADLSFSVNRFIYTGERSTRFSGPYEVVEEYVPQNPVFRASFTYRFSKK from the coding sequence ATGAATAAATTAAGAATTATCATGTTCAACATGTACCAGCTAGGGCGTATATATAGTGTCCTTATTATATATTTGGCCTTATTTGCTCCTGCAATAGCAATTGCCCAAGGCAATACTTCAAATATAAAGGGAAAAATTCATGAGGATGGTATTCCGGTAGAATATGCCCATATAGGGTTATTTCAATACGATAACGATAGCAATCCGGCAGCTCTGGCAATTTCAGATTCAGAAGGCAATTATTCTCTTTCTGTCGAACAAGAAGGAGAATTTGTACTTAAAGTAAGCTTTATAGGATATGAATCTTACCAGCAGTACATCACCCTTACATCAGGTGAAAACCTAGACCTTGACGTTGAACTTACCCCAGACTCTGAATTACTTGAAAGCATCGAGATTACCGGAGAAAAGGTAAACGTAACCTACCTTCTGGACAAAAAAATAGTAACCTTCAATAAAGAAATGATTGCCGGCACAACATCTGCGGCTGATGTACTGCGCAAAGTTCCTGAAGTGAACCTGGATGCAAAGGGAAATCTTAAAATTAGAGGTAAAAGTGGTATTACTATCCTGGTAGACGGAAAGCCAACCATGCTCTCCCCTGCAGACCTACTTAAAAATATTCCATCCAACACAATTTCCAGCGTCGAAATTATCACCTCTCCTTCTGCAAAATATGACCCGGATGGTTCTGCAGGTGTAATAAATATCATTACCCAGCAACAGCAGGATATGAGTGTTAGCGGTCGGGCAACTATCGGGCTGGGCCTTGTAGAAAAGTACGATGGGAGTTTAAAGCTTGATGTTTCCAAAGGCAAATGGAGCCATTTCCTTATGGCCGGAATGCGGCATGAAGATAACCCGGCAACTGAAAAAAGAAGATTTTTCCGGAATGGCGTATTTGAATATGAAACCATCGCAGAAGAGGATGAAATATCCGAATTCCAAATAGCTCAGGCAGGAACAGAATTCCAGATAAACAGTGCAAACTCTGTTTACCTTAGTCTACAGTACTCCAACCTGGATAAAAACACTCCTATTAGCCTTGAAATAAATGATACTGAACTGACCGCACCAAGCACAGGAAGCGGTTTGGTTGACTTTGGGATAAGAGAACAGAAAATTCAGACGGGCTATTTACATTCCGGAGAGAAAAGTTCTATCGGAGCAGATATTGTTTACTCCAATGGAAAAGCACGTGTAAACTCCGAAAGCAATACCTCTATAGAAGGGGCAGAAGCATACACGTCTGGCCAGAAAAACGAAATAGATTTTTACTTCTTTGATTATAACGTCGACTACAGCACCTCGCTGGGCGAAAACCTGAAGCTGGAGTTAGGCTATGCAGGCGAAGAAGTCCGCTTTGACAACCAGTACCAGGCCAATTTTAATGGCGGGCAATCTGAGCTATTCTACACCTATAAAGAGAGCATACAGGCAGGCTTTTCACTAGTTACCTTCAAAAAGGACAAGCTTACATTGCAAGGCGGATTGAGATTTGAAAACATACTGCAGGAAATATCTACCCTGCCTAATGATCCATATCAGAATTTATACCCGAGCTTCGGGCTTGAGTACAACATAAATGACGCAAGATCCCTATCATTCAATTATAGCCGAAGAATTTCAAGACCTGATCCGTTTCAGTTTTCTCCTTTTGAAAGACAGGCCAACAGTCGCGAGATTATTGCCGGAAACCCTAAGTTGAACCCAGCTTATACCAATAATGTTGAAATAAGTTATAACTGGTTTACAGAAAAAATGGGACTTCGGGCCACTGCATATTATGCCCTTACAAGCGACCTTATAAGCAAAGTACTTCTGCAGGAAGATGATTTATCCCGCATTACCTATGCCAACATTGATAAGTCACACAATTTCGGAATAGGCCTTTCTGCCGAAACCGACATTAGCAGTTGGTACAGCCTGGATGCCAGTACAGACCTCATAGGCTACCGTTTGAAGGATAATAAGTTTCAGGAATTGAACTATGACGGCGTTTATACCATTGTTAAGCTAAATCAGGTATTCAGTATAGCTGAAGGATTTAACTTACAGGTAAACGGTGTTTATACAAGTGGTTATTTTGAACCACTGCGGAAACTCCGTTCAGTTTACCAGGTAGGTGCCACAGTCGAAAAATCCCTATTCAATCAAAGAGCAGACCTATCATTCAGCGTAAACAGGTTCATATACACTGGTGAAAGAAGCACAAGGTTTTCAGGCCCTTATGAAGTCGTAGAAGAATACGTGCCACAGAATCCTGTTTTCAGAGCTTCATTCACATATCGTTTTTCCAAGAAGTAA
- a CDS encoding KamA family radical SAM protein has product MKPAPKYKVFGVNNFRKIPQVEAFLSEEERFAIEVVGNVLPFKVNNYVIDELIDWENVRQDPLYILTFPQKEMLSSEHFDKMATAILQGGDRIAIKTIANEIRYQLNPHPAGQQQMNVPEIDGQKLPGIQHKYDQTILFFPQHGQTCHAYCTFCFRWPQFVGIDELKFAMKETELMIKYLKAHPEVTDVLFTGGDPMIMKADRLRSYILPLLEADLPNLQTIRIGTKALGYWPYRFTHDNDAEEVLDLFRNVKEAGKHLAFMAHFNSPVELKTEAVADAVRAIKETGAEIRTQSPIMRNINDSSEAWSTMWKEQVRLGMIPYYMFLARDTGPQDYFAVPLIRAWEIFQKAYSQVSGIARTVRGPSMSAGPGKVHIIGPGVISGKKVLYLTFIQGRNADWVNRPFVAKYDPEAIWLDDLVPAFGEDKFMFEKEYEELQQESMTKNSLELVPNY; this is encoded by the coding sequence ATGAAACCAGCACCCAAGTATAAAGTCTTTGGCGTTAATAACTTTAGGAAAATACCCCAGGTAGAAGCATTCTTATCGGAAGAAGAACGCTTTGCCATAGAGGTGGTAGGGAATGTCCTTCCTTTCAAAGTCAATAATTATGTAATTGATGAACTGATTGACTGGGAAAATGTGAGGCAGGATCCACTGTATATCCTCACTTTTCCTCAGAAAGAAATGCTATCCTCTGAGCACTTTGATAAAATGGCGACTGCTATTTTACAAGGGGGTGATAGGATAGCTATAAAAACTATAGCTAATGAGATCAGGTACCAACTGAACCCTCATCCGGCAGGCCAGCAGCAAATGAATGTTCCTGAGATTGACGGTCAGAAGCTACCAGGCATTCAGCATAAATATGATCAGACTATTTTGTTTTTTCCCCAACATGGGCAGACTTGTCATGCTTATTGTACGTTCTGCTTCAGGTGGCCTCAGTTTGTCGGAATAGATGAGCTGAAGTTTGCCATGAAGGAGACTGAGCTGATGATTAAGTATCTGAAAGCCCATCCTGAAGTTACGGACGTGTTATTTACAGGAGGGGACCCTATGATTATGAAAGCCGACAGGCTTAGAAGTTATATACTGCCTCTTTTGGAAGCAGATTTGCCTAACCTTCAGACGATCAGGATAGGTACAAAAGCATTGGGTTATTGGCCTTATCGTTTTACGCATGATAATGATGCAGAAGAAGTTCTGGATCTTTTTAGAAATGTAAAGGAAGCTGGTAAGCACCTTGCTTTTATGGCCCACTTTAATAGCCCGGTTGAACTGAAGACAGAAGCTGTGGCTGATGCAGTGAGGGCTATTAAGGAAACGGGAGCGGAAATCAGAACCCAGTCTCCGATCATGCGTAATATAAATGATTCTTCTGAGGCATGGTCTACTATGTGGAAAGAGCAGGTCAGGTTAGGCATGATACCTTATTATATGTTCCTTGCCCGTGATACAGGGCCGCAGGATTATTTTGCAGTGCCCTTAATCAGAGCATGGGAAATCTTCCAGAAAGCATACTCCCAGGTAAGCGGTATAGCCAGAACAGTTCGCGGGCCATCTATGTCTGCAGGGCCTGGTAAAGTCCATATTATTGGTCCCGGAGTTATTTCAGGAAAAAAAGTTCTTTATTTAACTTTTATTCAGGGTAGAAATGCTGATTGGGTAAACAGACCATTTGTAGCTAAATATGACCCTGAAGCAATTTGGCTGGATGACCTTGTTCCTGCTTTTGGAGAGGATAAATTTATGTTCGAGAAAGAATATGAAGAATTGCAGCAGGAGTCAATGACTAAAAACTCCCTGGAACTGGTGCCAAACTATTAA
- a CDS encoding glycosyltransferase, whose amino-acid sequence MKHGIVIPCYNESSRLQLDTYIRFAEAHPDTTLCFVNDGSADTTRSTLAHIKNLVSENVYVYHVEENAGKANAVRQGASFLYRETDVDTIGFLDADLSTGFDEYGELLHAIEADHSLNVVFGSRNMGGGIERNPARKLISDGVKLCIRLITRLNIADTQCGAKVFHRSLIPLIYNTPFVSRWLFDVEILLRLKKKMGKAAFLKIFLEKPLSKWVHMDGSKLDMKESLKIPASLLRIWKHYELNQINISLPKAKGTDYAANKPISQTLTTEL is encoded by the coding sequence ATGAAACACGGAATCGTCATACCCTGCTACAATGAGTCATCCAGACTCCAACTGGATACCTACATCAGGTTTGCGGAGGCACACCCCGATACGACTCTCTGCTTCGTAAACGACGGTAGTGCTGACACTACCCGCTCCACACTGGCACATATCAAAAACCTCGTATCAGAAAATGTATACGTCTACCATGTGGAAGAAAACGCTGGTAAGGCCAATGCGGTAAGACAAGGCGCAAGCTTCCTTTACCGTGAGACCGATGTAGATACCATCGGATTCCTGGATGCTGATCTGAGTACAGGGTTTGACGAGTACGGCGAACTACTGCACGCCATTGAAGCTGATCATAGCCTCAATGTCGTATTCGGATCCCGCAACATGGGAGGCGGCATAGAAAGAAATCCCGCCCGTAAACTAATTAGTGACGGCGTAAAACTATGCATTCGCCTGATTACACGATTAAATATTGCAGATACCCAGTGTGGAGCTAAGGTTTTTCACCGTTCACTGATACCTCTTATCTATAACACGCCCTTCGTGTCCCGCTGGCTCTTTGATGTGGAAATACTGCTGAGACTGAAAAAGAAAATGGGCAAAGCGGCATTCCTTAAAATATTCCTCGAAAAGCCACTAAGCAAGTGGGTACACATGGACGGGTCCAAACTGGACATGAAAGAGTCATTAAAGATTCCCGCCAGCCTGCTGCGCATCTGGAAGCACTATGAACTAAACCAAATAAACATAAGCCTGCCCAAGGCTAAAGGCACTGATTATGCCGCAAATAAACCTATTTCTCAAACCTTAACTACAGAGCTATGA
- a CDS encoding cellulase family glycosylhydrolase translates to MKDNRHYAALLIISFLALSTVLFYGFSQVITYFRTGADPSGMLLLSADEVDYFYRPDYTWSGIEEAEGRPMEEGTLQKVSKDYLAGYYYQYQASGHGHEMGLKDYYSDKARQQLKASAMSYKNGESSHRGTTIQHNLRLKFYSDDGTIITLSDEVVSFNKVYSGGRYYRHYDTATYEVMLLLEDNFWRVRHKIRGLPEKRFNPENLEKSAVSIQNNHFIVNGRPLHLKSLNYYPKQYPWRMMWENFDSIDFASDFKKVREAGFNSLRIFIPYEAFGKAEIRPEEIDKLKRLMDLAQVYELKVIVTLFDFFLGYRIEEWTLSDRHAQAVVTALRDHPALLAWDVKNEPDLDFESFGKGEVLDWLDFITQRIRTYDPNHLITIGWSQPEASMLLTEQVDFLSFHFYRDPKELDAFMNNLPELNIPILLEETGMHSYDAWWYPFGKSEAEQADYLEQVLAISKKYNLHYAIWTLYDFENVPGDVAGDAPWRRRPQMRYGLIDTKMNKKKVYEVVKKYNEDEN, encoded by the coding sequence ATGAAAGATAACCGACACTACGCAGCCTTGCTCATAATCAGCTTCCTGGCACTTTCCACGGTGCTGTTCTACGGGTTTTCACAGGTGATCACTTATTTCCGTACGGGTGCTGACCCTTCGGGTATGCTTTTGCTGAGTGCCGATGAGGTGGATTACTTTTACCGGCCGGACTATACGTGGAGTGGGATAGAGGAGGCAGAAGGCCGCCCCATGGAGGAAGGTACTTTGCAAAAGGTCAGTAAAGACTACCTGGCGGGGTATTACTACCAGTACCAGGCGAGTGGCCACGGACATGAAATGGGCCTCAAGGACTACTATTCGGACAAAGCAAGGCAGCAGCTAAAGGCCTCTGCTATGTCTTATAAAAATGGGGAAAGCAGCCACCGGGGCACGACCATTCAGCACAATCTCAGGCTGAAGTTCTATTCTGATGACGGCACCATTATTACGCTGTCCGATGAAGTGGTGAGCTTTAATAAGGTATATAGCGGGGGGCGGTATTATCGTCATTACGATACGGCTACATATGAGGTGATGCTGCTGCTGGAGGACAACTTCTGGCGTGTAAGGCATAAGATACGTGGGTTGCCGGAAAAACGCTTTAATCCGGAAAACCTGGAAAAAAGTGCAGTAAGCATCCAAAATAATCACTTCATCGTAAACGGCCGGCCTCTGCATCTCAAAAGTCTAAATTACTATCCGAAACAATATCCGTGGAGAATGATGTGGGAAAATTTCGATAGTATAGATTTCGCTTCCGACTTTAAGAAGGTGAGAGAAGCAGGCTTTAACAGTCTCAGGATATTTATACCCTATGAAGCCTTTGGCAAGGCGGAGATCAGACCTGAGGAAATAGATAAGCTAAAAAGGCTAATGGACCTGGCGCAGGTGTATGAGCTTAAGGTAATAGTGACTCTGTTTGACTTTTTTCTGGGATACAGAATAGAGGAATGGACTCTTAGCGACCGCCACGCGCAGGCAGTGGTTACTGCCCTGCGGGACCATCCGGCCCTTCTGGCCTGGGATGTCAAGAATGAACCGGATCTGGATTTTGAAAGCTTCGGTAAAGGGGAGGTGCTGGACTGGCTTGATTTTATTACTCAGCGGATACGGACATATGACCCTAACCATCTAATTACGATCGGGTGGAGCCAGCCTGAGGCGTCGATGCTGCTGACTGAGCAGGTGGACTTTCTTTCTTTCCACTTCTACCGGGATCCAAAAGAGCTGGATGCCTTTATGAATAATCTGCCGGAGCTAAATATACCTATACTGCTGGAAGAGACGGGTATGCACAGCTACGATGCCTGGTGGTACCCTTTTGGTAAATCTGAAGCAGAGCAGGCGGACTATCTGGAGCAGGTACTGGCTATCTCTAAAAAGTATAATCTGCACTATGCGATCTGGACTCTGTATGATTTTGAAAATGTGCCGGGCGATGTGGCCGGTGATGCTCCCTGGCGCAGAAGGCCTCAGATGCGCTATGGGCTTATCGATACAAAAATGAATAAGAAGAAAGTATACGAAGTTGTAAAAAAGTATAATGAAGATGAAAACTGA
- a CDS encoding glycosyltransferase: MKTDLSIALITPFPPSKTTLNEYGYHLANHFAAKEEITRLYLLTEEGYDIKQAPDDKVEIHPCWSFNSYRNLLSIFRKIGELRPDMVVLNLQFLLFGDKKVAAGLGLLLPLLLRITGFRTIVLLHNIMEEVDLTEAGITQSKLKKNLFTLAGNLLTRCILQADLVGVTIESYVDTLRNKYRAANVALLPHGSFELPEKPEPVSPGGPMKVMTFGKFGTYKKVEVLIEAIELVRQDTGLDVALVIAGTDNPNVGGYLDGVKAKYAHVPAITFTGYVPEEQVPVIFKESTLVVFPYTSTTGSSGVLHQAGSYGKAAVLPDLGDLGRLVKEEGYGGAFFQPGDRRSLANAIIELLTDQTLRRRIERQNFTAATSLYLGDIADWYLIHMERLLAA; the protein is encoded by the coding sequence ATGAAAACTGACCTCAGTATAGCACTCATAACTCCGTTCCCGCCGAGTAAGACTACGCTTAACGAGTACGGGTACCATCTGGCGAATCATTTTGCTGCGAAGGAGGAGATCACCCGCCTTTACTTACTTACGGAAGAGGGGTATGATATAAAGCAAGCACCTGATGATAAGGTGGAGATTCACCCATGCTGGTCTTTTAACAGTTACCGTAACTTGCTGAGCATTTTCAGGAAGATAGGTGAGCTAAGGCCTGATATGGTTGTTCTCAACCTTCAGTTTTTACTTTTCGGTGATAAAAAGGTGGCGGCGGGGTTAGGGCTTCTGCTACCTCTGCTGCTGAGAATAACAGGGTTCAGGACTATTGTTTTGCTGCATAATATTATGGAAGAGGTAGACCTTACTGAGGCGGGTATTACGCAAAGTAAGCTGAAGAAAAACCTTTTTACGCTGGCGGGCAACCTGCTCACCCGTTGCATACTGCAGGCAGACCTGGTGGGTGTGACGATAGAGAGCTATGTGGATACGCTCCGTAATAAGTACAGGGCGGCTAATGTGGCTCTATTGCCGCACGGGTCATTTGAATTACCCGAAAAGCCTGAGCCGGTATCTCCGGGAGGCCCCATGAAGGTGATGACCTTCGGTAAGTTCGGCACATACAAAAAGGTGGAAGTGCTCATAGAAGCGATAGAGCTGGTGAGGCAGGACACGGGGCTGGATGTAGCGCTCGTGATCGCCGGGACTGATAACCCGAATGTAGGGGGGTATCTGGATGGTGTGAAAGCAAAGTATGCGCACGTGCCTGCTATTACGTTTACCGGTTATGTACCCGAGGAGCAGGTGCCGGTCATTTTTAAGGAATCGACACTGGTGGTATTTCCCTATACTTCGACTACGGGTAGCAGTGGCGTGCTGCACCAGGCAGGTAGCTATGGTAAGGCTGCGGTACTGCCTGACCTGGGCGACCTGGGCCGCCTGGTTAAGGAGGAGGGGTACGGCGGTGCCTTCTTCCAGCCGGGCGACCGGCGCAGCCTGGCAAATGCGATCATCGAATTACTTACTGATCAAACGCTGCGCCGCAGAATAGAGCGGCAGAATTTTACTGCTGCCACATCACTTTACCTTGGTGATATTGCCGACTGGTACCTGATCCATATGGAGAGGCTACTGGCGGCTTAG
- a CDS encoding TonB-dependent receptor plug domain-containing protein: MMTNYYRSLVKALGIGTLALGSVSAFAQDSDMDLYELSLEELMNVEIVSATKKSESLFEAPVSSYSISRDEIAQSGVTSIPEALRLCPGVIVREMTNGNYDVHLRGLENTARYTNTVDQQNKLTLVMIDNRPVFNYEQGGTFWEFLPVDLIDVERIEIVRGPAAPLFGPNAVTGVINIITRHAEKKGLYTSANAQIAPGQTSVGNLALGYGFSDKLTITLSGNYQNRDRFDDEYYIISDDAYSSDLDELADADLLYPDPALAQEKFGVNAFVNYKANENAGIEFSAGLQDADGQKAYLSASAPTLVTGNGGSTKYANLAARFYGLNARLSHNSGDYYLVKEAQPGATLVEYKVNDAVLEYEWEINEKISFRPGLNFQHVDYLVNDSLNSEINNYAGSLQGDFKPAENWRVIAAGRIDKFNSLDKPYFSYQLATTYTIKDKYVIRAAQSRSSNSLFWATTALSSSGEELDLTSVTMTELGFRAQLTPNLSIDADLFRQQLEDMSLFLLTDFDLTTNPITVEVGYKNLPLKAIQYGMTLSANYVPTSRIQLKPFITIQKTEVKDRPLGFNALDTDPVFNPYNIYTTVDEDQESTPSVYGGLYANYRVSQKWNVNLSSYFFSAHTLFNEIDLQREGESAVGVGQIDGKALINAKVSYQVVDKLNLYINGRNLLGGESREFYGTDRTGRSVLFGASYNF; the protein is encoded by the coding sequence ATGATGACTAACTATTACCGTTCACTTGTGAAAGCTCTGGGTATAGGGACCTTAGCCCTCGGTAGTGTATCTGCTTTTGCCCAGGATAGCGATATGGACCTTTATGAATTGTCGCTGGAGGAGTTGATGAACGTGGAGATCGTATCAGCGACAAAAAAGTCGGAATCTCTTTTTGAAGCGCCGGTTTCGAGCTACTCTATTAGCCGCGATGAGATTGCCCAATCGGGGGTGACATCGATTCCGGAGGCTTTGCGGCTATGTCCGGGTGTCATTGTCCGGGAAATGACTAACGGCAATTATGATGTGCATCTGCGCGGCCTGGAAAATACGGCCCGTTACACTAACACGGTAGACCAGCAAAATAAGTTAACGCTGGTAATGATTGACAACCGCCCGGTATTCAATTATGAGCAGGGGGGGACATTTTGGGAATTTCTGCCGGTGGATCTGATCGATGTGGAGCGGATCGAGATTGTGCGTGGACCGGCGGCCCCATTGTTTGGGCCTAATGCGGTAACAGGCGTAATCAATATCATTACCCGTCATGCTGAAAAGAAAGGTTTGTATACTTCTGCAAATGCCCAGATAGCTCCTGGCCAAACGTCAGTAGGTAATCTGGCGCTGGGCTATGGCTTTAGTGATAAGCTGACCATAACCTTATCGGGCAATTACCAAAACCGGGACCGGTTTGACGATGAGTATTATATCATATCTGATGATGCATACTCCTCAGATCTGGATGAACTGGCAGACGCAGACCTGCTTTATCCTGACCCTGCTCTGGCTCAGGAAAAGTTTGGTGTGAATGCTTTTGTAAATTATAAGGCTAACGAAAATGCAGGGATTGAATTTTCTGCGGGCCTGCAGGATGCAGACGGACAAAAAGCTTACCTGAGTGCCAGTGCGCCTACGTTGGTAACGGGCAACGGAGGATCGACGAAGTATGCTAATCTGGCGGCAAGGTTTTATGGGCTAAACGCAAGGCTCTCGCACAATTCCGGCGATTACTATTTAGTAAAGGAAGCCCAGCCGGGTGCGACTCTGGTAGAATATAAGGTTAATGATGCGGTGTTAGAATATGAATGGGAGATTAATGAAAAAATAAGCTTCCGTCCCGGCTTAAACTTTCAGCATGTGGACTACCTGGTGAATGACTCTTTAAATTCTGAAATTAACAACTATGCGGGCTCTTTACAGGGGGACTTTAAGCCTGCTGAAAACTGGCGTGTCATTGCTGCGGGGCGCATAGATAAGTTTAATTCACTGGATAAGCCTTATTTCTCTTACCAATTGGCTACAACTTACACCATCAAAGACAAATACGTGATCCGAGCTGCTCAATCACGTTCTTCTAACAGCCTTTTCTGGGCTACCACTGCGCTTTCATCTTCGGGTGAGGAACTGGACCTGACTTCTGTTACTATGACTGAACTTGGCTTCAGGGCTCAGCTTACGCCGAACCTGTCCATAGATGCGGACTTGTTCCGCCAACAGTTGGAAGATATGAGCCTGTTCCTGCTGACGGACTTTGATCTGACCACAAACCCTATTACGGTAGAAGTGGGCTACAAAAACTTACCTCTTAAAGCCATTCAATATGGTATGACTTTGTCGGCAAACTACGTGCCGACGAGCAGGATTCAGTTAAAGCCTTTTATTACGATTCAGAAGACGGAGGTAAAAGACAGACCACTAGGCTTTAATGCACTGGATACTGATCCGGTATTTAACCCTTATAACATCTATACCACGGTGGATGAGGACCAGGAAAGCACGCCTTCGGTATATGGGGGACTGTATGCTAACTACCGCGTTTCTCAAAAGTGGAATGTAAACCTGAGCTCATACTTCTTCAGTGCGCATACACTCTTTAATGAGATCGACTTGCAGCGGGAAGGCGAATCTGCCGTAGGCGTAGGCCAGATTGATGGCAAGGCCCTTATCAATGCCAAAGTTTCCTATCAGGTAGTGGATAAGCTGAATCTATATATAAACGGAAGGAACCTGCTGGGAGGCGAGAGCCGTGAGTTTTACGGCACAGACCGCACTGGAAGGTCTGTATTGTTCGGAGCGAGCTATAATTTCTAA
- a CDS encoding STAS domain-containing protein: MNLEIKAITLDRPSDMDYLNEVIVSRSRESSSITIDLEDVDTINLATFNSLIVLYVKLRRMGKSVRFTNCHAPRVKDLITKTHFSHVFYSK; the protein is encoded by the coding sequence ATGAATCTTGAAATAAAAGCCATTACCCTCGACCGTCCCTCTGATATGGACTATCTGAACGAAGTGATTGTGAGCCGCTCCAGAGAGTCAAGCAGTATAACAATAGACCTTGAAGATGTAGACACCATAAACCTCGCCACCTTCAACTCACTGATCGTATTATATGTAAAACTACGGCGCATGGGTAAAAGCGTCCGCTTTACCAACTGCCACGCCCCCCGTGTAAAAGATCTGATCACCAAAACCCACTTCAGCCATGTATTCTATAGCAAATAA